GCCAAAGACAATCTCATCGTCCTGCACCGTACCTCTGATACTGGTACCCGGCGTGAAGCCACCCGACAGGATCAGCTGAGCCAACGGGTTTTCGATCCAGCGCTGGATAGCCCTCTTCAGAGGTCGCGCGCCATACACCGGGTCATAGCCGACAGCAATCAGCTTATCCATAGCCTCAGTGGACAGCTCCAGACGCAGGTCACGTTCGGCCAGACGCTGGCGCAGACGGCCAAGCTGGATCTCGGTGATACCGGCAATCTGGTCGCGGGCCAACGGCTCGAAGATCACCACTTCGTCTACCCGGTTGATGAACTCGGGACGGAAATGCGTGGTGAGCGCATCCATGACCGCCGCGCGCTGCGCCTCGCGGTCGCCGACCAGCTCCTGAATACGCGCCGAACCCAGGTTGGAGGTCATGACGATCACCGTGTTACGGAAATCGACCGTCCGACCGTGGCTGTCGGTCAGACGCCCATCTTCCAACACCTGCAGCAGCACGTTAAACACATCCGGGTGCGCCTTCTCGACTTCGTCCAGCAGAATCACCGAGTACGGCTTGCGGCGCACGGCTTCGGTCAGATAACCGCCCTCCTCGTAACCGACATACCCCGGTGGCGCACCGATCAGACGAGCAACGGAATGTTTCTCCATGAACTCGGACATGTCGATGCGGACCATCGCCTCTTCGGTGTCGAACAGGAACTCGGCCAATGCCTTGCACAGCTCGGTTTTACCCACCCCGGTCGGGCCGAGGAACATGAAAGAGCCGCTTGGACGATTAGGGTCAGACAACCCGGCCCGCGACCGCCGGACGGCGTTCGAGACCGCGACGACTGCTTCGTTCTGACCGATCACGCGCTGGTGCAGCAACGTTTCCATCTTGAGCAGTTTGTCGCGCTCACCTTCGAGCATTTTCGAGACGGGAATGCCGGTCCACTTGGACACGACTTCTGCAATCTCTTCCTCGGTCACTTTGCTGCGCAGCAACTGGTTTTCCGGTTTGCCGTGCTGGTCGACCATCTGCAGGCTGCGTTCGAGGTCAGGAATCACACCGTACTGCAATTCAGCCATGCGGTTGAGGTCGCCCTTACGCCGCGCAGCTTCCAGCTCCTGACGCGACTGCTCGATCTTTTGCTGGATCTGCGCAGAGCCGGTCACCTCAGCTTTTTCGGAAGTCCAGATCTCTTCGAGATCGGCATATTCGCGCTCAAGGCGCTGGATTTCTTCCTGAAGCTTTTCCAGGCGCTTGATTGCCGCCTCGTCATCTTCCTTCTTGAGCGCTTGAGCTTCCACCTTCAATTGGATCAAGCGGCGCTCAAGACGGTCGAGCACTTCAGGCTTGGAGTCGATCTCCATACGGATACGGCTGGCCGCTTCGTCGATCAGGTCGATCGCCTTGTCGGGCAGCTGGCGGTCGGTGATGTAGCGATGGCTGAGCTTGGCCGCCGCGATGATCGCGCCGTCGGTGATCGCCACCTTGTGGTGAACCTCATAACGCTCTTTGAGGCCACGCAGGATGGCGATGGTGTCTTCTTCGCTCGGCTCATCCACCAGGACTTTCTGGAAACGACGCTCAAGGGCGGCGTCCTTCTCTATGTATTGGCGGTACTCATTGAGTGTGGTCGCACCGACGCAATGCAACTCGCCCCGTGCCAGCGCCGGCTTGAGCATATTGCCCGCATCCATCGAACCCTCGGCTTTGCCGGCACCGACCATGGTGTGAAGCTCGTCGATGAACAGAATGATCTGCCCTTCCTGTTTCGACAGTTCATTGAGCAGGCCTTTCAAGCGCTCTTCAAACTCGCCACGGAACTTGGCGCCGGCGATCAACGCGCCCATGTCCAGCGAGAGTAGACGCTTGCCACGCAAGCCGTCCGGGACCTCACCGTTGATGATGCGCTGGGCCAGGCCCTCCGCGATGGCGGTTTTACCCACACCGGGCTCACCGATCAGCACGGGATTGTTCTTGGTCCGGCGTTGCAGCACCTGGATCGTGCGGCGAATCTCGTCATCGCGACCAATCACCGGGTCAAGCTTGCCTTCCTCGGCGCGCTTGGTGAGGTCGACCGTGTATTTATCCAGTGCCTGACGGGACTCTTCGGCATTGGGGTCGTTGACGGCATCGCCGCCGCGCAGGTTGCTGATGGCGTTTTCCAGCGCTTTTTTGCTGACGCCCTGGCCAAGCAGCAGCTTGCCAAGCTTGCTGTTCTCATCCATCGCCGCGAGCAGCACCAGTTCGCTGGAGATGAACTGATCGCCTTTCTGCTGAGCAAGACGGTCGGCCTGATTTAACAGCCGCGCCAGATCCTGCGACATGTTGACGTCGCCGGTGGGGTTTTGAATTTTCGGTAGCTGATCGAGCTCTTTGGCCAGCGCCTGACGCAGGCTGTTCACGTCGAAGCCCACCTGCATCAACAGTGGCTTGATCGAGCCGCCCTGCTGTTCAAGGAGTGCCTGCATCAAGTGCGCAGGCTCAATGGCCGGATGGTCCAGGCCCACCGCCAGTGATTGAGAATCTGATAGAGCGAGTTGTAACTTGCTGGTTAAACGGTCAATACGCATTGGTCACCTTCCTAATGGGCAGGCCGGAGCAATGAACACACCTAAATAAAGAAACCTGCCAGATGGTCTTTAGATGCGGTCGATTAGGCAGGATTCAAGCACGCTCTGGTTGACATGGATCAACATTAGCGGCTGAGAGAGGATTCGGAAGGGGCTGGAGCGGAAATTAGCGGGCTTCGATCCAGACCAGCGAAGCAAACCGGCCGGTGCGGGCGCCACGGCGATAGGAAAAAAACCGTGCATCGTCGTAGGTTGAAAAGCCTCCGCCATACACCGCTGTCACGCCATGGGCCGCAAGACGCAACCTCGCCAACTGGTAGATATCGGCCATGTACTTGCCGGCGTTAGCGCCTGGCACGAACGCATCGGCCGTCTCGGGGTGGGTAGAGACAAACGCCTCACGCACTTCCGGGCCTACTTCGAACGCCTGCGGACCGATGGCAGGGCCAAGCCACACAAGGATTTCAGAGGGGGAATCGGCAAAGCTGTCGACAGCCGCTTCGAGCACACCCGCTGCAAGGCCACGCCAACCGGCGTGGGCAGCGGCGACCTGAGTGCCCGCCTTGTTGCAAAACAGCGCGGGCAGGCAATCAGCCGTCATGATGGTGCAGGCCACGCCCGGCGCCTTGCTCCAGCTCGCATCCGCCTGAAGCACCTTCGAGGGAGCAGCCTCGACCACGTCAATGCCGTGAACCTGCGTCAGCCATGCCGGCTGGACATTCAGGCGTGCCGTCAGTGTCGAACGGTTGTGCGCGACGGCCTGCGAATCATCATCAACGTGATCACCCAGATTGAAACTGTCGAACGGCGCTACGCTGACACCGCCCGATCGCGTCGTGACGCATGCCTTGATTCCGGCTGGCGCAGGCCAGTCAGGAATCAACCAGTCCGTCACGAGCTCAGTCATCCGATGAACGCTTCGCGGTCTTGCTTGAGGAGCGTCAGCAGCCAGACAAAGTCATCCGGGAGTGGCGATTCCCAGCTCATGCGCTTACCGGTCGTCGGATGGTCCAGCTCCAGGAAGCGTGCATGCAGCGCCTGACGCGGGAAATGCTTGAGCGATTCAACCATCGTGACGCTTGCCGCTGGTGGAATTCGGAAACGACCGCCGTAGGCAGGGTCGCCCACGAGCGGAAAGTTGATGTGTGCCATGTGCACACGGATCTGGTGGGTACGCCCGGTTTCGAGCTTCACCCGCACGTGGGTGTGCGAACGGAAACGCTCCAGCACGCGGTAATGACTGACCGCAGGCTTGCCGCCTTCCATGACCGCCATGCGCTGACGCTGCTGGCCATGACGTCCGATCGGTGCGTTGATCTTGCCACCAGCAGTCACCACGCCAATGACGATGCACTCATAAATGCGGCTGACGCTGCGGTTCTGCAACTGAGTGACGAGTTGGGTCTGCGCCTGGATGGTCTTGGCCACCACCATCAAACCGGTGGTGTCCTTGTCCAGACGATGCACGATGCCGGCGCGCGGGACATTGATGATGTCCGGCACGTGGTGCAGCAAGGCATTCAGCAGCGTGCCATCAGCGTGACCGGCGGCAGGGTGAACGACCAGCCCGGACGGTTTGTTGATCACCAGAATCTGGTCGTCTTCGTAGACGATGTCGAGCTCGATGTCCTGCGCGATCCACTCGCCCTGGGCCTCCTGCTCGGCTTTGAGGACCAGAACTGCGCCACCGTGCACGATGTCACGCGGGCGCAGAGCGCCACCGTCCACTGTCAGGCGACCGTCTTTGATCCAGGCGGAAAGGCGCGAGCGCGAGTGCTCTGCGAATAGTTGGGCGGCGACTTGGTCGAGGCGTTGACCGCCCAATTCGGACGGCACCTCTGCGCGGAGTTCTATGATCTCAGACATGCTCAAACTAGGAGGTGGCACTGGCCTTTGGTTTCGGCTGTGCGCTTGTGGTTAAATACGGCGTCTTTTGTCCCGGGGGTTCCACGGGGCGCCCATCATAACAGGACGGTCCTGCGCAAGACAGCAGGCCGTTATAGGGACGCAAGCCGCCATGCAAGTGAAACACCTGCTGCTGATAGCCATCCTCGGACTTACTGTTGCCTGTTCTTCGAAGAAAGAAGTCATCGACGAAAACCTCAGTGAAGTCGAGCTGTACCAGCAGGCGCAGGCCGATCTGGACAACAACAGCTATAACAGCGCCACCGAGAAGCTCAAGGCGCTGGAGTCGCGTTATCCGTTCGGTCGCTATGCCGACCAGGCGCAACTCGAGCTGATCTACGCCAATTATAAAAACGGCGAGCCGGAAGCAGCCAAATCGGCGGCCGAGCGTTTCATTCGTCTGCACCCGCAACACCCGAACGTCGACTACGCCTATTACCTCAAGGGCCTGACCTCGTTCGACCAGGACGTCGGCATCATCGCCCGCTTCCTGCCGCTGGATCAGACCAAGCGTGACCCTGGCGCTGCCCGTGACTCTTATAACGAGTTCGCCCAGCTGACCAGCCGCTACCCCAACAGCCGCTACGCCCCTGACGCCAAGCAGCGCATGATCTACCTGCGCAACCTGCTGGCGGCTTATGAAATCCACGTTGCCGATTACTACCTGACGCGTCAGGCCTATGTAGCGGCGGCCAACCGCGGCCGTTACGTCGTCGAAAACTTCCAGGAAACACCGTCGGTCGGTGACGGCCTGGCGGTTATGGTCGAGGCCTATCAACGTCTGCACCTGGAAGACCTCGCGGACACCAGCCTGCAAGTGCTGAAGACCAACTACCCGGATCACCCGCAATTGGTGGACGGCAAGTTTGAAGCACGTACTGCCGAGGCCGATAACCGCTCGTGGCTGTCCAAGGCAACGCTGGGCCTGATCGAAAGCCGTCCGCCACTGCCACCAGGCGAGACCCGCGCCAACCAGGATGTGATCAAGCAATATCAGGACGCCAAGGAAGCCATTCCTGCGGACCTGTTGCCTGAAAACCAGTCGGCCGACGAAGAGAAGAAAAACGACGACGATGACGGCACGCCAAAAAGCCGCTCGATCTTCAGCTACATGACCTTTGGCCTGTTTGACTGAGTTCAGTCCTTGCCAGCGTCAGCCAAAAGAGGCCCTTCGGGGCCTTTTTTCATGTCCGACCGTTTTCCGACAGCGTGCGGCGATGGAGATGACTGTGCGCCTGACAGCGGCTTGGCTACACTGCGCGCTCTTCACTTCATAAGCTGACAAACATGATTCGCTTGATTATGTGGGTCGCGTTGATCGCGGCGGCCATCTGGTTTTTCAAACGACTGGTCAAAGGCCCTGCTCCGCGGCCGAAACCCGCGACACCCGAGATCGACGCCGCGCCCATGGTCCGCTGCGCGCAATGTGGCGTGCATGTACCGCGTGATCGCGCCCTGAGTCAGGACCAGCAGTGGTATTGCACCCAGGCGCACCTGTTGAAAGGCCCGGCGGCACGTGACCGCTGAAAGCCTGTCGCTGACCACGCCTCAGGCCCAGCGCATCCTGCGGCTGTATCACCTGTACCGTCTCAGCATCGGGGTGCTGCTGGTGCTGTTGATCTCCAGCAGCCTGGACGCCGAACTGCTGGAGCTTGCCGATATCGAGCTGTTTCGAATCGGCTGCTGGCTGTACCTGGTGCTCAACATCCTCGTGGTCGTGTTGCTTGAACGACCGACCCGGCAGGGTCAGCTGTTCGCGCTGGCCATGACCGACACGCTCATGCTGGCCGCGCTGTTCTACGCAGGCGGCGGTGCGCCGAGCGGCATCGGTAACCTGATCATCGCGTCGGTTGCGATCAGTAATGTGCTGCTGCGCAAGCGCACCGGGTTGCTGATTGCCGCCACGTCGGCGATCGGCATCATTTACCTGACGTTTTACATCAGCTACCACACACCGTCCGCCGCCAACCATTTCGTGCAGGCCGGTTCGCTCGGTGCCTTGTGCTTTGCGGCGGCAATGTTGGTTCAGGCCCTTTCGCGCCGCCTGCAGCTCAGCGAGGACATCGCCGAACGTCGTGCGGCAGACGTCGACAATCTCGAAGAACTGAACGCGCTGATCCTGCAGCGCATGCGCACCGGCATCCTGGTGCTCGACGAAGACCACAAAGTGCTGCTGGCCAACCAGAGCGCGCTGAACCTGCTGGGCCACGAGCGCCTGCTCGGCGAAATCATCGACGCCTATTCTCCACAGTTGATAGAACGCTTGCGACAGTGGCTGAGCAACCCGTCAATGGCACCGCGCAGCATTACCACCTCAGCGATTGGCCCGGTGCTGCGCCCCGGTTTTATCGCATTGGCTCGCGGCGAGCATCGCCACACGCTGGTGTTTCTCGACGACCTCTCACAGATTTCACAACAGGCCCAGCAGCTTAAACTCGCCGCACTGGGAAGATTGACGGCCGGTATTGCCCATGAGATCCGCAACCCGCTGGGCGCGATCAGTCATGCTGCGCAACTGCAGCTGGAGTCGGACGAACTGAGCGGCCCGGACCGGCGGCTGAGTCAGATCATTCACGATCAGTCGCGGCGGATGAATCAGGTGATCGAGAATGTTCTGCAGTTGTCTCGTCGACGTCAGACCGAACCCCACCTGCTCGATCTCAAGCAGTGGCTGGAAGATTTCGTTCGCCAGCTTCGCGACGAGTTGCCGGTCGGCCAAGCGGTGCACCTGGACATCAGCCCGGGCGTGCTCGCCACGCAAATGGACGCCGAGCAACTGCACCAGGTGATGACCAATCTGGTGCAAAACGGTTTGCGCTACAGTGGTCACCTGCACCAAAGTGCCCAAGTCTGGCTAAGATTGTTTCAGGCCCCGCTCAGCGAACTCCCCACCCTGGAAGTCCTTGATGACGGACCGGGCGTCGCCCAGGAGCACCTTGCCAAGATTTTCGAGCCCTTCTTCACCACTGAAAGCAAAGGAACCGGCCTTGGGCTGTACCTGTCGCGCGAGCTTTGCGAAAGCAATCAGGCGAGCCTCAATTACACACCACGGAAAGGTGGCGGAAGCTGCATGCGGATAACCTTCGCCCATCCGTTCAAGCTGAGTTGAACATGAGCCAACGGCAAAAAATCCTGATCGTCGACGATGAGCCGGACATCCGCGAGCTGCTGGAAATCACGCTCGGGCGGATGAAGCTGGAGACCCGCAGCGCACGCAACGTCAAGGAGGCGCAGGAATGGCTGGCGCGCGAGCCCTTTGATCTGTGCCTGACCGACATGCGCCTGCCGGATGGCAACGGACTGGAGCTGGTGCAGCACATTCAGAAGCGTCACAACCAGGTCCCGGTGGCGATGATCACCGCACACGGCAACCTAGACACGGCTATTCATGCCCTGAAAGCCGGAGCCTTCGACTTCCTGACCAAACCGGTCGACCTGACTCGCTTGCGTGAACTCGTGAGCAGCGCCTTGCGTCTGCGAGTCGCACCCGCGGAAGATCATCGGATTGACCATCGTTTGCTCGGCAGCTCGCCGCCCATGCAGGCGCTGCGCAAGCAGATTGCCAAGCTGGCCCGCAGCCAAGCGCCGATCTATATCAGTGGCGAGTCCGGCAGCGGCAAAGAGCTGGTTGCCCGGCTGATTCACGAGCAGGGTCCACGCGCCGAGCAGCCGTTCGTGCCTGTCAACTGTGGGGCGATCCCGTCTGAGCTGATGGAGAGCGAATTCTTCGGGCACCGTAAAGGCAGCTTCACTGGCGCCCATGAAGACAAGCCCGGGCTGTTTCAGGCAGCCAACGGCGGCACGCTGTTTCTTGATGAAGTGGCCGATCTGCCGCTGGCGATGCAGGTGAAACTGCTGCGCGCCATACAGGAAAAGTCAGTGCGCGCCATTGGCGGTCAGCAAGAGCAAGTGGTGGACGTTCGCGTGCTGTGCGCGACCCACAAGGACCTCAATCAGGAAGTGGCCGCAGGGCGTTTCCGGCAGGATTTGTATTACCGATTGAACGTCATCGAGCTGCGCGTACCGCCGTTGCGCGAACGGCGCGAAGACATCGAGGAAATTGCCAACGCGGTGCTCCGCCGCCTGACCGAGTCTGCCGGCGAGCCTGCCACTCTCCTCCCGCCTCACGCGCTGGCGGCGCTCAAGGCTTACCGTTTCCCTGGCAACGTGCGTGAGCTGGAGAACATGCTCGAACGGGCCTACACGCTGTGCGAAACCGACCAGATCAGTACCGACGATCTGCGTCTGGCCGAACCCTCGCGCCCAGCCGAGCAGGACGGGCCGAGCCTGGCCGACATCGACAACCTGGAAGACTATCTGGAAAGCGTCGAGCGCAAGTTGATTCTTCAGGCGCTGGAAGAAACCCGCTGGAACCGCACAGCGGCGGCGCAGCGCCTGAATTTGACGTTCAGGTCGATGCGCTACCGGTTGAAGAAACTGGGGCTTGAGTGATGCGGTAAAGCGTTTGATAAGCCCCAAAAAGGGACCTATCGTTCCTTTTTTGGAACCTGTTCGTCCGCCGGACCCGTCATACGTTAAGCCTTCCCGCAGGCGCATAAGGCGTCTCATCAATGATCGGCGCTTCCCCCATCAGCAAATCTGTCAGCAATTGACACGACGCGGGCGCCAGCACCAGGCCGTTACGGTAATGCCCGCAGTTCAGCCACAAACCCGGGTGGCCCGGCACAGGCCCGATGAAAGGAATGCCGTCGGGCGAACCCGGCCGTAACCCTGCCCAATGCCCGACGACCTGCGCATCGGCCAACGCCGGGATCAACTCGATCGCCGATGCTTTCAAACTCTCAAGGGCCGTTTCGGTAGGCGTCTTGTCATAGCCTTCGTGCTCAAGCGTGCTGCCAATGAGGACATGCCCGTCACGCCGGGGGATGGCATAACGACCTTTGGCCAGGATCATGCTCGGCAAAAAGTCGGCGGCGCACTTGTAGAGGATCATCTGCCCTTTGACCGGCTCAACGGGCAGTGCCAGTCCCAAGCTGCTGAGCAAGTCCCCGCTCCAGGCACCTGCGGCCAGGACGACGTTGTCGCCGAGGACGTCGCCCTCCTCGGTCCTCACACCCGTTATCCGGTTGCCGTCACGCACGAAGCCAGCCACCTGGCAGTGCTCCCGAATCACAACGTTGGGCATCGCCATCAACGCGGCCTTCAACGACTTGACCAGACGCGGATTGCGAACATTGGCGACGTCGGCCATGTGCACCGCACGCGAATACCCACCGCCCAAGACCGGCACGGCATCGTACACAGCGGAAATATCCACCGACGTCAGCGGACGCTGCATCCTCGCTGCCCACTCAAGGGCCTTCGCTTCATCATCAAGGTCCAGCCAGTAAAGGCCGGTCTTGTGGACTTCCGGGTCGATGCCCGTCATTGCCGACAGACGCTCGGCAAGCCGCGGATAGAAATCCTGAGACCAGTGCGACAGCGCCGTGACGGCAGGGCTGTAGCGCCACGGGTACAGCGGCGAAACGATGCCGCCGCCCGCCCATGAGGACTCCTGGCCGACGAGCAAGCGGTCGATCAGTGTGACGCTTCGGACCTTGGACGCGAGGTTGAACGCAGTCAGGAGGCCGATAACGCCGCCGCCGATGATAACTACGTTTTGATCTAGCACAGCGGGCAGCGCTTGTTCATTTGCATGGATTCAACGACCCCAGCACTCTCTGTTCGACAGACCGGTGGAATTAGTGCGCAAGCCAGTGTTGGTGATCTGGAAGTTGCCGCACTTGTCGCCGTTCATCATGGAGTTGGGCGCTGGAGTGGCCGTCAGAATAAAAGTCGTATCGGTAGCCACCACAGCAACGTTGTACCACGCGTTCGAAGCTATCACGGTGGCGTCTTTGTAGGAACGATTCTGGGTGAAGTAACGCTCCAGTACCTGACTCTGCTCCATCAGAACCCCTGCGATTTCCGCGCGATGAGTGCGCCTCACATACTCTGTATAACTGGGGTATGCGATCGCCGCTAGAATGCCGACGATGGCGACCACGATCATCAACTCTATCAGGGTAAAACCCCGTGCCTTACAGCCAGCCATTTCTCTTCCTCATCTCGTTTGCCGCCACATGATGCGCCGGTTTGAAACGCCACCCAACTCTGTCGCGACAGCAGGGTTGGCCGGGTCGCCGCTTAGAACAATTTCCTGATTGCCGTTGTCCTTATCCAGTGCTGCGGCCAGATAAGGCACACCGCCGCTCACCAGAAAGCCGCTGGAATTGTTATCAGCGCTGTTAATCTGCCGATCATTGTTGGTATCCAACACTGGATAACTGAGCATACGCCCGCTTAACGCGTCCAAATCCACGAATCTGCCTGACCCCGAACTAGAGCAGGGATCACCCGTGTCGACGATGGCCGTGGTAAATCGAACCCGCCCAAACGCTAGATCCGCAGGGTAGATAACCCGTTCCCCCGTAGCGACGTTGTTGTAGATCAGCGGGAGGTAGAAGCCCTTCTTGGCGGCGTAGTTCACGTCGTTTTGAGTGGTGGTAAAGAACTGTCCATTCGGGCCGCTGGACACTCCATTGATGGACTGCGCGACGAGGTCAGTTTCTCGGTAGTTGGCACTCGTAGCGTCATTGTCCCACACGGCATAAAACGCTTGAGTCGTGAGAGAGGTTTTGTCGGCAGTTTCAAGTAATTTGCCTGTTCCGAAGTAAACCATCTTGCCGCCGTTCGGATTGTTCGAAACCACCGGTTGCGCAGTGATGGGTTGATTCGCCCCGCCAGCAGCGGTGAACAGTGGACTGCCCCCCAACGCCACTTTCCAGGAGGCGGCAGTCTGTCCCCTGAAATCAAACTTCCACATCTGCCCTTTCAGATCACCTGCATAGGCATACTGAACCATGCTCTGGGCATCGACGCGCAACCTCACTGAGGACAGGCCGTTGTTGCCGGAGGTATCGACCGGTATCTCTCTGATCAGGGAGCCGTTGCTGACATCCACCACAAACAGTGACGCCACGCCGTTAGTGCTGCCATAACCATTGGCAATGAAAGCGGCCCATCGACCATCCGGCAATTGGGCCACCTCGGGCTTGGCGTAGGCGTACCCCATATTGGCGTATCCGGTAGAACCGCTGCTTATGTCCCAAAGCGCCTTGACCGTGTTTGACTTATCGGCGTTGAACAATTGCAACGCATAAAACCCTTTCCCCCCTGCTCCAGTACCGCCAATGGCCAGAGTTTTCCATGACGAAGCGAACTGCACGTCAACGATGGATATCTGGCCATCCACCAAAAACTTGTGGGAATCGCCGTTGATGTAATCCGTATCAGCGACGTAATGCAGGTTAGGAAGAACCGTGGACGGCATGTAGGCGTACCGTCTGGTTCCCAAGGCCGGGTCGATGACATTGACCAGCCCATCGTTGGCATTGACGACGAGACTAGGCGTCATCGACCCAGCCTTTATATCGAGGTAAGTGGTGTAACTGTTATCGGCGGCCGGGTCCGAAGCAGGGTTTGCCGTGGGAGAGGCATAAGCGAGCGGGGAATTAATCACATCCCCCAAAAGCACCGTCCGCGTTTTTAGCCCTGTTTTGTTCGTTCCCTTGCTCCACTCAACCAAGTCTGAGCCGGACACTCCCAATGGGAGATTGAGGCTGAGTGCCAACTGCTGCGGTAAGGAAAAGCTGAGGAACGAGAGAGGGATGACTTTGTTCGTCAGGGTGTTCCAAGACTCATAGGTTGATTTGATACCCGGAACAATCTGTAGATCGGTGGACCAGTTGGGCTGCGCCGTGTTGACTGTGCCATCTGCTGCAATCGCCAATGACTTGATCGTGCCGCGCCAGTCAGTGGGGTCATATTGGGTTTGAAAGAAAACAGAACTGCTCGACAGCGAAGAGGAGTTCGAGGCTGCGCCGCCCCCGGTGCCTGCGCGAGAAGTAATGTCATTCAGCGCGGCCGACAATGCCGCGTTCAGGCCCGCGCTGTCGGTTGCCTGATAATAGGTTCCTTTGCCGTAAACGGCCGCGTCAGAAAGCATGGCATTCGCGGCGGTAAAGCCCACGGTGTAGGTGAACATATTCTGCTTGATGAAATCTGGCGCATCCCAACTCTTGCCTGCGCCATCGGTACCGCCGGTTCTCATATCGATGTCGTAGGCAAATTTCGCGATGTCGTCGAGGTAGAGCGTGTCACCCTCGCCATCGCCATTGAGGTTGTCCCCGTCATTATTTTTGCCATCCCAATTCGGCAAACTCGCGCCGCCCTGGGGATCGTTGGTGGGGAAAGTCCGGTCGTAAGTGGGCAAGCCATCGGTGATCACGACACCATAGTTGCGTTGGCAGCGGTACTGGATGGGGCTCGTATAAGTCGTTGGCGTCGTGTTGTAGTAGGGCGCCAATCCGCGGAAATACCGAGTTACTTCATAGTACGTCTCGGCCAACGGCGTATTCGCAATTGCCGACAGCCCCTTGATTGAATTAATCAAATCGTTGTAGTTCTTATTTGCATCGTCGGACGTGGTTAATTTCGTTTGCGTTAGGTCGCTGATTGCCCTCGCTATGTTGCCGCCTGGGCCGGAATTGCCGGCAGTAGGGGGGTTGAAGGTCGCCAAACCGATTCGCAAATTCCGATTACTTGCGACCAGGGCCGCAGAGACGCTGCGAGCAACGTTGATTCGGTAATCGTTGGGGACCGCTACTTTATCCAATGTGTAGTCTTTGGTGGACGAAGAAGTGGCGTAAAGCAAGTAGCTGATGTAGGCAGTGGTATATCGCGTATTGCCGTTACCCACAGGATCGGGGAGTTTAAGACAGACTCGGGTACGTGTGGTGAACTTATAGAAGCCATCAAATCCAGGATCACACCCGCCACTGCGTAGGTTTCCTACAAAAAAGTTGGTGTCGGTCATATCCAGAGAGGTGACGTTGTTGCAGTTGAAATCGGAACTGCAGCCGTACACTTGCACCGGATCCGCATTGGGATCGAACCCGGCGGCCCAGATGATGCTGTTCATACTGCCGGAGTCGTCCACCAGCAGCATGACATTCGGCGTGACGGAACCTGCAGTCAATAAGGGCGAGTCCGAAGGAATAAACGCGGCGTAAGCTGTCGCCGAACCATAAAGACCGAAAAATG
The nucleotide sequence above comes from Pseudomonas lutea. Encoded proteins:
- a CDS encoding pilus assembly protein; this translates as MPSVEWYRKAKQYVCGLLLGAFFGLYGSATAYAAFIPSDSPLLTAGSVTPNVMLLVDDSGSMNSIIWAAGFDPNADPVQVYGCSSDFNCNNVTSLDMTDTNFFVGNLRSGGCDPGFDGFYKFTTRTRVCLKLPDPVGNGNTRYTTAYISYLLYATSSSTKDYTLDKVAVPNDYRINVARSVSAALVASNRNLRIGLATFNPPTAGNSGPGGNIARAISDLTQTKLTTSDDANKNYNDLINSIKGLSAIANTPLAETYYEVTRYFRGLAPYYNTTPTTYTSPIQYRCQRNYGVVITDGLPTYDRTFPTNDPQGGASLPNWDGKNNDGDNLNGDGEGDTLYLDDIAKFAYDIDMRTGGTDGAGKSWDAPDFIKQNMFTYTVGFTAANAMLSDAAVYGKGTYYQATDSAGLNAALSAALNDITSRAGTGGGAASNSSSLSSSSVFFQTQYDPTDWRGTIKSLAIAADGTVNTAQPNWSTDLQIVPGIKSTYESWNTLTNKVIPLSFLSFSLPQQLALSLNLPLGVSGSDLVEWSKGTNKTGLKTRTVLLGDVINSPLAYASPTANPASDPAADNSYTTYLDIKAGSMTPSLVVNANDGLVNVIDPALGTRRYAYMPSTVLPNLHYVADTDYINGDSHKFLVDGQISIVDVQFASSWKTLAIGGTGAGGKGFYALQLFNADKSNTVKALWDISSGSTGYANMGYAYAKPEVAQLPDGRWAAFIANGYGSTNGVASLFVVDVSNGSLIREIPVDTSGNNGLSSVRLRVDAQSMVQYAYAGDLKGQMWKFDFRGQTAASWKVALGGSPLFTAAGGANQPITAQPVVSNNPNGGKMVYFGTGKLLETADKTSLTTQAFYAVWDNDATSANYRETDLVAQSINGVSSGPNGQFFTTTQNDVNYAAKKGFYLPLIYNNVATGERVIYPADLAFGRVRFTTAIVDTGDPCSSSGSGRFVDLDALSGRMLSYPVLDTNNDRQINSADNNSSGFLVSGGVPYLAAALDKDNGNQEIVLSGDPANPAVATELGGVSNRRIMWRQTR